ACAGGCATCGTTCGCCGGCACCATCTGGATCCCAGTCCCATCAACAAGGCAATTGCAAATGCCGTGCGGACCGCCGGTGTCCAGAAGCAGGTCAGTGCGCACACCTTTCGCCATTCGTTTGCAACGGATTTGCTCCGGCGAGGCACAGATATCCGTACGATTCAGAGTTTGCTGGGCCACAAAGATGTGCAGACGACAATGATCTACACGCACGTTCTACAGCAAGGCGGTGAAGGCGTAATCAGCCCGCTCGAAGATCTGTGATTCATCTTCATCTGCTGTCAACGGCTATCACATACCGTATAATCTTGACTATCCGGTGGTGTGCATGGATGAATCTTGCAAGCAAGTGATCGGCGAAATCCGTGAGCCGATACCTTGTGCACCTGGACAGCCGGTACGCATTGACGATGAATACGTGAGAAACGGGGTGGCGGAAATATTCATGGAAATAGACGTTACATAGTACTATGTCATTCGTTAAATTTTCCCTGTCCTGTCCCTCTATTCTTCAAATTGCCCATGAAGCCCGTGGAAACCACTCTTTGCCCCTTTGTTCTTCCTTTCCTTGAAGAAGTTATACTCCCCGGGCTGCCAGTGCACGTTTGTACCCAGGGTGTGGAGTAAACCGGTGGTATCCCATCCGGCAAGGATTCCCACCTGAGCATACGTTACCTGGCGTGATGCCTTGCCTATCGCAATGACATCCCGTCCCAGAGTGGCCAAATCAGCGGCCAAATTATCCGCCGCCTCATCCAGCTTATCATTCGGCACTACTCTGTTTACCAGCCCGATCTGCAATGCTTCCTCGGCGCTCACCGTTCTGCCTGTAAGCCAGATGTCAAGCGCCCTCTTCAGACCATAGGTCATAATCGCCAGAGGGGAGACCTGCCCGCCGAAGGCAAGCCTCTGCTCCCGATGACTGAATATGGCATCCTCGGCAGCAATCGCCATATCGCAGCACTCGGTAATAAAAAACCCTTCCCCGAAGGCTATCCCATGTACCACGGCAATCGTTATCTTGGGAAAGAGAAATAATCTGCGAAAAGTCTTGTCAAACCAGGTATTGTCAACTTTAAGCCTTGCCTGCTGTCCGGCAGTCTTTCCCGGCTCCAGTCCATACACAAACCCTACCCTGGTCAGGTCGTGTCCGGCGCAGAAGCCTCTCCCGGCCGCCTTTATCAACACCACCTTTATCTCGTCATCCTCCTCCGCCATCCCCAGTGCGTCCCTGTAGAAGTTATCACATATCCCCCCGTCTCCTGGAAAATCCATCACATTCAACTTCTCCGGGTAATTCAAAATAATCGTTGCAATGCTGCCGTCCTTCTCGTAGATAACTTTACCCACTTCTTTTCTTTCAGTCATTTTAACCTCCTCTGTTTATTTAAGGATAATCCGTAACAGGTTCAAGACCAGGGTGGCTTTTCTTTGAGTTTTAAAAGTGGTTCCCGGAAAATCTCTGCGGGCATTTCTTTCAGTTCACGGGAAATCAACGGTTTAAAGCTCATCCTGTTTAAGACATGTCCCTGAAGATTTACTCCCGGAGCAATTTCCGTAAGTACAAGCCCTTCCTTTGCCCATTCAAAAACGGCTCTTTCCGTAATAATTTTTACCGGTTGACCGACTTCTAACGCATATTCCCCACTTACACTAATTTGTTCGACCTGATCAATAAACTTCAGGACCTCCCCATCTTTAATGATCTTTACTTTCCCATCTTCGATCTTTAAGAAACCCACCAATCCTGGTTATCCTTCCCCCTAACTTGCTTGCATTTACATTTCCCTGGCGATCAATCTGGGCGAATCCAACGCAGGAGATATCATGTCCCCCACCATCGAGGAAATCCATCATAGATGGTTGACCGATGATACCCGCCGCATTAATTGCGGTGTTAAAGTTAAGCCCAAAGCCTGGCACACCACCGATCATCCCGGCTTCAATAACGAAAGTTATGTCCTCATATACCCCCTCCCCGTTGTCACGAATCGGCAACTGTCTTGCCATGGCTGTGATTTTTAAAGTGGACATCCCTGTTTTTTTATGTTAAGGATCAGGCGAACATTGGAGTTTTTGGGATCCAGATATTATAATACCACATACAGACATGTGGACACATGTAAAAAAATAAAAGGGAGGAGTTTTTGATATGGCAGAGGAATCAGTATCGAGGTACTGGGAAGACCTGGAGATTGGGGAGGAGTACACAACTCCCTCCCGCACTGTTACAGAGGCGGACATTGTAAATTTTGCCGGTCTTTCCGGAGATTACAATGAGCTTCACACCAGTGAAGAGTTTGGTAAGAATACCGCCTTTGGAACCAGGATCGCCCATGGGCTTTTAGGATTGGCCATCGCTTCCGGTCTCTTTACACGCACGGAATTTTGCCTGCAAACGTCAAAAAACCTTGTCGCCTTTCTCGGCCTGGAATGGAAATTCAAGGGGCCTATCAAGATCGGCGATACCCTTACCGTGAAGGTCCGGGTCGTGGATAAGAAGGAGACGAAAAATCCTGAGAGAGGGGTCTATGTCCTGAAGAGAGAGGTGTATAACCAGCGGGGGGAGATGGTTCAGGAGGGTGAAACCCAGTTAATGATAAAAAGAAGGACATAAAGGAGGATAGGTGTGATGAGAGTCAAGGACAGAGTGGCGGTTGTAACCGGCTCCGGAAGGGGCATAGGTGAAACAACAGTACGCAGGCTTTCCGAAGAGGGGGCCAGGGTTATAGTTACTGACGTAAATGAGGAAGGCGCTATCAAGGTAGCTAACGACATAAAGGCTAAGGGAGGGGCGGCCATCGCTGTAAAGACAGATGTGACCAGAATCGGTGAGGTAGAGGTCTTGATGGAAAGGGCAGTTAGAGAATTTGGAAGACTGGACATCCTGGTCAACAATGCTGGATTCAACAGAGATGTGCTGGTAAAAGATATGACGGAGGCGGACTGGGATGATGTTATTGATACCGACCTTAAAGGGGCGTTCCTCTGCGCCAAGTTTGCCTCGAAATATATGGTGGAACAAAAATATGGGAAAATCGTAAATATATCTTCCCGGGCATGGCATGGAAACCCGGGTCAGGCTAACTATTCATCTGCGAAGGCGGGGATCATAGGTCTGACCAAGTCCCTTGCCTGGGAATTGGGTCGGTATGACATAAATGTCAATGCTATCGCCCCGGGTCTGATTGCTACCGAGTTGACGAAATCTCATCCGAAGTTTGAGACGATAAAGGAGAGGATGTTAGCGAATCAGCCGATAAAGAGGATTGGTGAAACTATAGACGTGGCAAACACGATCCTCTTCCTCGTCTCAGATGAATCGAGTTTTATCTCGGGAGAAGTGATTCATGTAAGCGGGGGGAGATTCGGTTAATGGTAACCATACGGAAGAGGGGCCGGTGACAGTAAGAAAGGGTAGTGGAGAGTAATGAAGGAGAGAGTCAGAAGGGTATTAGAAAATAATTTCAAGATAAGGGAATACGAAGGGACAGACAAGGTATGTGAGCTGGGTGAGGCCATAAGGAAGAACGTAAAGCCCGGGATGACCATACATTTCTGCCAGACCGGTATCAGGTGGTGCACGGCGGCCATATACGAGCTGGCAAGGCAATTCTGGGGGAAAACCCCCGCTTTTACGCTGGTCGGTATATCGTTAAACCATCCCATTGCAGTCCTGGTGCATGGGGGGTTGGCAAAGAAGCTCATTACCAGTTACTGTGGAGATCCCTATCATACACCGGGACCGAATGCCGTCTTTCAAAGGGCATATAGGGAAAAAACAACGGAAATAGAGATCTGGTCTATCTTATCCGTGCCCTTGAGGTTGAAGGCCGCCGCCATGGGGGTGGCCTTCATGCCGACGAGATCGCTGATCGGAAGCAGCATGGCGGAAGAGAACAGAGAGGATTTCATTATCATGGATGATCCCTTTTCCAGCGGGGAAAAGGTCGGGCTGCTAAAGGCCCTCTATCCCGATATCTCCATAACCCACGGCTGGGCTGCGGATAGATACGGGAATACACTGCTTCTCCCGCCGTACGCGGATAACATGTATGGGTGTATGGCAAGCAAAAACGGAACTATTGTGACGGTGGAAAAGATAGTATCCACAGATTATATAAGGCAATACTCCCACCTCATGAAACTCCCGGGGGATTATGTAACGGCAGTGTGTGAGGTCCCCTTCGGTGCGCATCCCAGTGGACTGTCCAACAGAGGTATCAGTGATTTCCCCGTTTATTGCGAGGATTATGACTTTGTGGCTGCGGTATGCAAGGCGGCGAAGGACCCGGAAGAGTTTGACAGATGGATAAATAAATGGGTCCTGGGGTGTAGGGACCATAGTGAATATATCGAGAAGCTGGGTTACGAGAGAATCCTTAGCCTGAAAGGCAGGGTCCATCCCGATTCATGGCGGTATGATGTGGAGGCGCTTACAAAGGAGTATGACTCTCCCGAGTATACCCCCTTGGAGATGGCCGTTGTCGTTGCCGGGCGGAAGACAAGAGAGAGGATTAGAGAAAATGATTACAGAACGGTCCTTGCCGGGGCGGGGATCGCCAATCTTGCCGCCTGGCTTGCCTATTTTGCCCTGAAGGAGGAAGGATTTGACATAGAACTCATGGCGGAGATAGGGATATACGGTTACACCCCCACACCCTTTGATCCGGCCGTCTTTAACCACCGGAATTTCCCCTCCTGCAAGGCGATGACAGACATCCATGATGTGATGGGAATATTTCTGAGCGGTTCGAGAAACAGGTGCATCGGGACCCTCGCGGTGGGTGAGATAGACAGGTACGGCAATATCAATATCACAAAGATCCCCGAGAAACTCTTATACATCGTCGGATCAGGGGGGGCAAATGATATCGCCAGTTCCGCCAGGGAGGTGATCGCCATCGCCGTCCAGATGGAGGGAAGGTTTGTAGATAAGGTGAGTTACATTACCTCCCCGGGGAAAGTTGTAAAGACACTGGTATCTACGCTGGGTCTCTTCGAAAAGATAGGGGACGATCAGGAATTTACCCTTACCGGTTATTTCCGAAACCCCCAGTTTAACACCCCGGAAGACCACGTCCGTCAGATCAGGGAGAACTGTGGCTGGGATTTAAAGGTTTCTTCCCATCCGGAGGAGATACCCCCACCAAGCTTGGAAGAATTGATTTTACTGAGGAT
This Syntrophales bacterium DNA region includes the following protein-coding sequences:
- the fabG gene encoding 3-oxoacyl-ACP reductase FabG gives rise to the protein MRVKDRVAVVTGSGRGIGETTVRRLSEEGARVIVTDVNEEGAIKVANDIKAKGGAAIAVKTDVTRIGEVEVLMERAVREFGRLDILVNNAGFNRDVLVKDMTEADWDDVIDTDLKGAFLCAKFASKYMVEQKYGKIVNISSRAWHGNPGQANYSSAKAGIIGLTKSLAWELGRYDINVNAIAPGLIATELTKSHPKFETIKERMLANQPIKRIGETIDVANTILFLVSDESSFISGEVIHVSGGRFG
- a CDS encoding MaoC/PaaZ C-terminal domain-containing protein; amino-acid sequence: MAEESVSRYWEDLEIGEEYTTPSRTVTEADIVNFAGLSGDYNELHTSEEFGKNTAFGTRIAHGLLGLAIASGLFTRTEFCLQTSKNLVAFLGLEWKFKGPIKIGDTLTVKVRVVDKKETKNPERGVYVLKREVYNQRGEMVQEGETQLMIKRRT
- a CDS encoding enoyl-CoA hydratase/isomerase family protein gives rise to the protein MTERKEVGKVIYEKDGSIATIILNYPEKLNVMDFPGDGGICDNFYRDALGMAEEDDEIKVVLIKAAGRGFCAGHDLTRVGFVYGLEPGKTAGQQARLKVDNTWFDKTFRRLFLFPKITIAVVHGIAFGEGFFITECCDMAIAAEDAIFSHREQRLAFGGQVSPLAIMTYGLKRALDIWLTGRTVSAEEALQIGLVNRVVPNDKLDEAADNLAADLATLGRDVIAIGKASRQVTYAQVGILAGWDTTGLLHTLGTNVHWQPGEYNFFKERKNKGAKSGFHGLHGQFEE
- a CDS encoding CoA-transferase, with the protein product MKERVRRVLENNFKIREYEGTDKVCELGEAIRKNVKPGMTIHFCQTGIRWCTAAIYELARQFWGKTPAFTLVGISLNHPIAVLVHGGLAKKLITSYCGDPYHTPGPNAVFQRAYREKTTEIEIWSILSVPLRLKAAAMGVAFMPTRSLIGSSMAEENREDFIIMDDPFSSGEKVGLLKALYPDISITHGWAADRYGNTLLLPPYADNMYGCMASKNGTIVTVEKIVSTDYIRQYSHLMKLPGDYVTAVCEVPFGAHPSGLSNRGISDFPVYCEDYDFVAAVCKAAKDPEEFDRWINKWVLGCRDHSEYIEKLGYERILSLKGRVHPDSWRYDVEALTKEYDSPEYTPLEMAVVVAGRKTRERIRENDYRTVLAGAGIANLAAWLAYFALKEEGFDIELMAEIGIYGYTPTPFDPAVFNHRNFPSCKAMTDIHDVMGIFLSGSRNRCIGTLAVGEIDRYGNINITKIPEKLLYIVGSGGANDIASSAREVIAIAVQMEGRFVDKVSYITSPGKVVKTLVSTLGLFEKIGDDQEFTLTGYFRNPQFNTPEDHVRQIRENCGWDLKVSSHPEEIPPPSLEELILLRMFDPRKYYL